Proteins encoded together in one Thermophilibacter immobilis window:
- a CDS encoding helix-turn-helix domain-containing protein: MKTLNEHIEAPRENSEFDRVWREGEGKYQAMRAFVRARTKAGISQRGLSEAASVPQKTISLIETADTNTTVRTLSKLARGMGKVLTIRFADADEHEARASRQACDVECGAQLARLSCPLLSAR; the protein is encoded by the coding sequence ATGAAGACACTGAATGAACATATCGAAGCCCCGCGAGAAAATTCTGAGTTTGATCGCGTTTGGCGTGAGGGAGAAGGCAAGTATCAGGCGATGCGCGCTTTCGTACGGGCTCGTACGAAAGCGGGAATCTCTCAAAGGGGACTCTCCGAGGCAGCGAGCGTGCCACAGAAAACGATCAGCCTCATCGAAACGGCGGACACGAACACGACCGTTCGCACGCTCTCCAAACTTGCGAGAGGAATGGGGAAGGTGCTGACGATTCGTTTCGCTGATGCCGACGAGCACGAGGCGCGGGCATCGCGTCAGGCATGTGATGTCGAGTGCGGTGCGCAGCTTGCCCGCCTGAGCTGTCCACTTTTAAGCGCACGATAG
- a CDS encoding AAA family ATPase has protein sequence MLFQALGQSKAASHFVSADDPLEPSAGWLRTEWQQARNMVRAAAGAVTVLIVDGVQKVDRWPTVAKSLWDADRRAGLSPKVFLSGSSSLLLHKGLEDSLMGRFELIHSPTGAWVSAARPSDTRLTTSSSTEAIPVQRALRPTRVDGRPTSGTQSSNRPSLRTSSSGRTCASPRSCARSSGRVRRTPAKSSPTRRWSGSSRMRETP, from the coding sequence ATGCTCTTCCAGGCGCTCGGGCAGTCAAAGGCGGCAAGTCACTTTGTGAGCGCAGACGATCCCCTTGAGCCCTCTGCGGGCTGGCTCAGAACAGAGTGGCAGCAGGCGCGCAACATGGTGCGCGCTGCTGCTGGGGCCGTCACGGTCCTTATCGTTGACGGGGTCCAGAAGGTCGACCGCTGGCCCACCGTGGCCAAGTCGCTCTGGGATGCCGACCGGCGAGCAGGCCTCTCCCCCAAGGTCTTTCTAAGTGGGTCCTCCTCCCTGCTGCTCCATAAGGGTCTCGAGGACTCCCTGATGGGAAGGTTCGAGCTCATCCACTCTCCCACTGGAGCCTGGGTGAGTGCCGCGAGGCCTTCGGATACTCGCTTGACGACTTCCTCCTCTACGGAGGCTATCCCGGTGCAGCGCGCTTTGCGGCCGACGAGGGTCGATGGACGGCCTACCTCAGGGACGCAGTCATCGAACCGACCATCTCTCAGGACGTCCTCCAGCGGGAGGACGTGCGCAAGCCCGCGCTCATGCGCTCGCTCTTCAGGCCGGGTGCGACGTACTCCGGCAAAGAGCTCTCCTACACGAAGATGGTCGGGCAGCTCCAGGATGCGGGAAACACCGTAA
- a CDS encoding carbohydrate deacetylase, whose protein sequence is MPVIIHADDFGITPEQSRRILECCADVPGGRGVLNSLSVFANSPRFDECAELLDGRPDALRVGVHLNFVEGTCCADPAEVPLLVDGRGRFRLGYGGLLAGSFGSHASELSHQLEVEAATQVARVVRRFPELAGHLRLDAHQHTQLIPAVFSAVLAVAQRPEYHLDYLRIPVEPTSTFLAASVVGSIKPVNWVKHALLNFLWARDRRMLAASGLPAADELSAVFCGVLFSGHMDERRVCAVLPSLLERSGQAGTNLELLFHPGRVSCAEDCLNPELPGFVAFSCGEGRDVEYDALRSPALSAALEGAA, encoded by the coding sequence ATGCCCGTCATCATTCATGCCGATGACTTTGGCATCACGCCTGAGCAGTCTCGCAGGATCCTCGAGTGCTGCGCGGATGTGCCAGGCGGCCGGGGTGTGCTGAACTCGCTGAGCGTCTTTGCCAACTCGCCGCGCTTCGACGAGTGCGCCGAGCTTTTGGACGGACGTCCGGACGCCCTGCGCGTGGGCGTGCACCTCAACTTCGTGGAGGGGACCTGCTGCGCCGACCCGGCCGAGGTGCCCCTGCTCGTAGACGGCCGCGGACGCTTCCGGCTGGGCTACGGGGGACTTCTTGCGGGTTCCTTCGGCTCGCATGCCTCCGAGTTGAGCCACCAGCTCGAGGTGGAGGCCGCAACTCAGGTCGCGCGCGTGGTGAGACGCTTTCCGGAGCTTGCCGGCCACCTGCGCCTGGACGCGCACCAGCACACCCAGCTCATTCCCGCGGTCTTCTCGGCGGTGCTTGCCGTGGCCCAGAGACCCGAGTACCACCTCGACTACCTGCGGATTCCCGTCGAGCCCACCTCGACGTTTCTGGCTGCGTCCGTGGTGGGCTCCATCAAGCCCGTGAACTGGGTCAAGCACGCGCTGCTCAACTTCCTGTGGGCGCGCGACCGCCGGATGCTGGCCGCCTCCGGCCTTCCCGCTGCCGACGAGCTCTCCGCCGTCTTCTGTGGCGTGCTCTTCTCGGGTCACATGGACGAGAGGCGCGTGTGCGCCGTGCTGCCCTCGCTCCTGGAGCGCTCAGGGCAGGCGGGCACCAACCTTGAGCTGCTCTTCCATCCCGGTCGCGTGTCGTGTGCCGAGGATTGCCTGAACCCGGAGCTTCCCGGCTTCGTGGCCTTCTCATGTGGGGAGGGGCGCGACGTGGAGTACGACGCGCTGCGCTCGCCTGCTCTCTCGGCCGCGCTTGAGGGGGCGGCGTAG
- a CDS encoding HelD family protein codes for MDTTPNQHDDPILAKEQAHLSEVYGWLLKIRDNITSDLDSNHAGARQDLIDMSEEVRLNFNSSDETMETLAAIETLNNIIDVYNQYHDSNVDKLRRVTLLLMQPYFAKVTLEMRPGRPARDVYIGTAGITDEHSRPIVVDWRSPVAETYYNQQMGPTSYSVDGRERTVNLTLRRQFDIVRDQLNSYFDTSVAIEDSLLLSALKSHHSEKLKAITATIQREQNEVVRHDDVPVLLVNGIAGSGKTSVLLQRIAYLLYRKRKTLSEDQVWLFTPNAVFERYIDTVLPSMGEANPQTLTWKSFVAEQGAGERDLGRSTSTKTLRHLEDSSRDLVLEPDDLREIRCEGEVLLKVSQVVGAVRKFERFGVGPRFTALVTDELHDRLDRRFTQMAKDEGLQEEMLGLDVDQQVELFGETISPEGDAETVTYTRRLVESRFSGAHDQIERLAWLRLDRVGMRLLSQPALSATEWLYLRLIFTDTGEKTARFVMVDEVQDYTEAQLMVLARYFSRAHFLLLGDENQAISEGTATFPQVAEIFRESHGSVDECRLLTSYRSSPEITALFAGLVKHDERLRLASVQREGVKPTIQAFAERDDYLRALRAAVSEPGAGLTAVIAQSDARVSWLSKQLGEGVCVVDHDSDLPVTGVVLLSLRMAKGLEFDHVIVPDAQAEVYPDTPLARRQLYTALSRAMHRVTVLAQGALTPLLG; via the coding sequence ATGGACACCACGCCCAACCAGCACGATGATCCCATTCTCGCAAAGGAGCAGGCCCACCTGAGCGAGGTCTACGGCTGGCTGCTCAAGATACGCGACAACATAACGAGCGACCTCGACTCCAACCACGCCGGCGCGCGCCAGGACCTCATCGACATGAGCGAGGAGGTTCGCCTGAACTTTAACAGCTCGGACGAGACCATGGAGACCCTCGCCGCCATCGAGACGCTCAACAACATCATCGACGTCTACAACCAGTACCACGACTCCAACGTCGACAAGCTCCGTCGCGTAACGCTCCTGCTCATGCAGCCCTACTTTGCCAAGGTCACGCTCGAGATGCGCCCGGGCCGCCCCGCGCGCGACGTCTACATCGGGACCGCTGGCATCACCGACGAGCACAGCCGCCCGATCGTGGTGGACTGGCGCAGTCCCGTGGCCGAGACCTACTACAACCAGCAGATGGGCCCCACGAGCTACTCCGTGGACGGGCGCGAGCGCACGGTCAACCTCACGCTGCGCCGTCAGTTCGACATCGTGCGCGACCAGCTCAACTCCTACTTCGACACCAGCGTGGCCATCGAGGACTCGCTGCTCCTGAGCGCGCTCAAGAGCCACCACTCCGAGAAGCTCAAGGCCATCACCGCCACGATCCAGCGCGAGCAGAACGAGGTCGTGCGTCACGATGACGTGCCCGTGCTTCTCGTCAACGGCATCGCGGGCTCCGGAAAGACCTCCGTGCTCCTGCAGCGCATCGCCTACCTGCTCTATCGCAAGCGCAAGACGCTCAGCGAGGACCAGGTCTGGCTCTTCACGCCCAACGCGGTGTTCGAGCGCTACATCGACACCGTCCTGCCATCCATGGGCGAGGCCAACCCGCAGACCCTCACCTGGAAGAGCTTCGTGGCCGAGCAGGGTGCCGGCGAGCGCGACCTGGGCCGCTCCACCTCGACGAAGACCCTACGCCACCTGGAGGATTCCTCTCGTGACCTCGTGCTCGAGCCCGACGACCTGCGCGAGATCCGCTGCGAGGGAGAGGTGCTTCTCAAGGTGAGCCAGGTGGTGGGTGCCGTGCGCAAGTTCGAGCGCTTTGGCGTGGGCCCGCGCTTCACCGCCCTGGTCACAGACGAGCTACACGATCGGCTGGACCGCCGCTTCACGCAGATGGCCAAGGACGAGGGCCTCCAGGAGGAGATGCTCGGCCTCGACGTTGACCAGCAGGTCGAGCTCTTTGGCGAGACGATCTCTCCGGAGGGCGACGCCGAGACCGTCACATACACGCGCCGCCTCGTGGAGAGTCGCTTCTCCGGAGCGCACGACCAGATCGAGCGCCTCGCGTGGCTGCGCCTCGACCGCGTGGGCATGCGCCTTCTGAGCCAGCCGGCGCTCTCGGCGACCGAATGGCTCTACCTGCGCCTCATCTTCACGGACACCGGCGAGAAGACCGCGCGCTTCGTCATGGTGGACGAGGTTCAGGACTACACCGAGGCCCAGCTCATGGTGCTCGCGCGCTACTTCTCGCGCGCGCACTTCCTGCTTCTGGGTGACGAGAACCAGGCCATCTCCGAGGGGACGGCCACCTTTCCTCAGGTCGCGGAGATCTTTCGGGAAAGTCACGGCAGCGTGGACGAATGCCGCCTGCTCACGAGCTATCGCTCCTCCCCCGAGATCACGGCCCTCTTTGCCGGACTGGTCAAGCACGACGAGCGGCTCCGCCTTGCCTCCGTGCAGCGCGAGGGCGTCAAGCCGACCATCCAGGCGTTTGCCGAGCGCGATGACTACCTGCGCGCCCTGCGCGCCGCGGTGTCCGAGCCCGGCGCGGGCCTCACCGCCGTCATCGCACAGAGCGACGCGCGCGTGAGCTGGCTCTCCAAGCAGCTCGGCGAGGGGGTCTGCGTGGTGGACCACGACAGCGACCTGCCGGTCACCGGCGTGGTCCTTCTCAGCCTGCGCATGGCCAAGGGGCTCGAGTTCGACCACGTGATCGTCCCCGACGCCCAGGCCGAGGTCTACCCCGACACGCCTCTCGCGCGCCGCCAGCTCTACACCGCTCTCTCGCGCGCAATGCACCGCGTCACCGTGCTCGCCCAGGGGGCGCTCACGCCGCTTCTGGGGTAG
- a CDS encoding glycosyltransferase family 2 protein translates to MNLSVVVPCYEEHECLPLLFDRATAAFDAAGLDYELVLVNDGSSDDTWQLLERFARSGRANHVVCVDFSRNFGKEAALLAGLSHATGDAVGIMDADLQQEPETLVAMYRKLMAHPEADCVAAYQERRHEGALHAALKEAFYHIFKAMADGTSKMVPDASDFRVFRRDVAEALLAMPEYHRFSKGLFAWVGFETIPFAYEPSPRAAGSSKWSLRQLMRYATDGIFAFSTVPLKLATWVGSTAAIASVVYFFMVLYDAFGLQNTPEGYPTIVCLILLLGGLTLLTLGIIGEYVARIYVEGKGRPVYIARRVVVSEGGRLRETGFERSGEQPRHVDARS, encoded by the coding sequence ATGAACCTTTCGGTAGTCGTTCCCTGCTACGAGGAACACGAGTGCCTGCCGCTCCTCTTCGATCGGGCCACGGCCGCGTTTGACGCGGCGGGCCTTGACTACGAGCTCGTGCTCGTCAACGACGGAAGCTCTGATGACACCTGGCAGCTCCTCGAGAGGTTCGCCCGCTCGGGCCGGGCGAACCACGTGGTATGCGTAGACTTCTCGCGCAACTTTGGCAAGGAGGCGGCGCTGCTCGCCGGGCTCTCGCACGCCACGGGCGACGCCGTGGGCATCATGGACGCCGACCTCCAGCAGGAGCCCGAGACGCTCGTGGCCATGTATCGCAAGCTCATGGCCCACCCCGAGGCCGACTGCGTGGCCGCCTACCAGGAGAGGCGACACGAGGGGGCGCTGCACGCTGCGCTCAAGGAGGCGTTCTACCATATCTTTAAGGCCATGGCGGACGGCACCTCCAAGATGGTCCCCGACGCCTCGGACTTCCGCGTGTTCCGCCGCGACGTCGCCGAGGCACTTCTCGCCATGCCCGAGTACCACCGGTTCTCCAAGGGGCTCTTTGCCTGGGTTGGCTTCGAGACGATCCCGTTCGCCTACGAGCCCTCTCCGCGCGCGGCGGGCAGCAGCAAGTGGTCCCTGCGCCAGCTCATGCGCTACGCCACCGACGGCATCTTTGCCTTCTCGACGGTACCGCTCAAGCTCGCGACCTGGGTCGGGTCGACGGCGGCAATCGCGTCGGTCGTCTACTTCTTCATGGTGCTCTACGACGCGTTCGGCCTCCAGAACACCCCCGAGGGCTATCCCACCATCGTGTGCCTCATCCTCTTGCTGGGAGGCCTCACCCTGCTCACGCTGGGCATCATTGGTGAGTACGTGGCCCGCATCTACGTGGAGGGCAAGGGTCGCCCCGTCTACATCGCCCGCCGCGTGGTCGTGAGCGAGGGCGGACGGCTGCGCGAGACGGGCTTCGAGCGCAGCGGGGAGCAGCCGCGCCACGTGGACGCGCGCAGCTAG
- a CDS encoding GtrA family protein, producing MRKLIEQLLKFGVVGTIAFAIDYGVLMLLSQGLGWDPVFSAGVSFCVSVVFNYLASMRFVFTHRDDLSRRGEFVIFLALSAVGLVINELCMAAGVAALGDSALMVTLAKLFATIVVMVWNFFSRRRWLDAGDQAS from the coding sequence ATGCGCAAGCTCATCGAGCAGCTTCTGAAGTTCGGCGTCGTGGGGACCATCGCGTTCGCCATAGACTACGGCGTCCTCATGCTGCTCTCGCAGGGCCTGGGCTGGGACCCGGTCTTCTCGGCGGGCGTGTCGTTCTGCGTCTCGGTGGTGTTCAACTACCTCGCGTCGATGCGCTTCGTGTTCACGCACCGCGACGACCTGAGCCGTCGTGGCGAGTTCGTGATCTTCCTCGCGCTGTCTGCCGTGGGCCTGGTCATCAACGAGCTCTGCATGGCCGCGGGCGTCGCCGCGCTCGGGGACTCGGCCCTCATGGTCACCCTGGCCAAGCTCTTTGCCACGATCGTGGTCATGGTTTGGAACTTCTTCTCGCGCCGGCGCTGGCTCGACGCCGGCGACCAGGCGTCCTAG
- a CDS encoding cation-translocating P-type ATPase, whose protein sequence is MKYWNVSVEKALEELDTRVKEGLSVQEARRRLDEHGANAYQQAKPESVASMVLRQFKDVANIILLVAAALSLALAVREGHGYLEPLVIFAIIVLNMTLAVTQERGAERALEALQNLNSPSCLVLRGGARLEIDTADVVCGDVLLLKTGDFVAADARLVEAIGLSVDESSLTGESEPVEKDASVLIEDDVPIGDRLNMVFSGCLVTAGNAKAVICATGMQTEMGKIAGYLNNTQKLQTPLQRRLNRVSRTLSAIAAAAAAALLAGGLRQGEEFWAMVLAAVSLGVAAVPETLQLIVTLTLTQGIKNMAGKRALIRKLPAVETLGSTSVICSDKTGTLTQNCMSVQRAWVSGSAPVAVSEEAVAGPVCELIHKLSLASNATLEPDGEGGERIVGDATESAILRLLLSSGEACGQLEERMPRVGEVPFSSARKMMTSVHALPEGGYLVLTKGAFDRIPFAAVDEATLAERRAMHDAFAGDALRVIALGSRRVEGLPQSGNLEELEGDLTFEGIIGLIDPPRPEAAKAIQTARRAGIRTVMITGDHAATAAAIARQIGLIGDGGTVITGRQLQAMSDEELVDNVRDYSVYARVSPEDKIRIVEAWQERGEVVAMTGDGVNDAPALKAADVGVAMGQAGTEVAKAAADMVLIDDNFATIVEAVREGRNVFSNIKRTIYFLLVCNLSEIVVMLGAQLAGWGMPLTPVMLLLINVLGDGVPGLRLAQDVSDGRIMGRKPIGRQESFFAGGLVRVIAQQTLAFTVVSMLAFWLGAFVWLPGGAGPSLLVGRTMCFLVVAFTSVLHIFTVRSRASVFKRTVRDNLPLVWSAVGIIAVLSVLALVAPLGAIFGLVPLGPASWACVFGLSLVPTLVAEVVKLWDNRSESEHYRRLLLRHRNVGEE, encoded by the coding sequence ATGAAGTACTGGAACGTTTCTGTCGAGAAGGCCCTGGAAGAGCTGGACACACGCGTCAAGGAAGGCCTCTCCGTGCAAGAGGCGCGCCGTCGCCTGGACGAGCACGGCGCGAACGCCTATCAGCAGGCAAAGCCCGAGAGCGTTGCCTCCATGGTGCTGCGCCAGTTCAAGGACGTGGCGAACATCATCCTGCTCGTGGCGGCGGCGCTCTCGCTCGCGCTGGCCGTTCGCGAGGGGCATGGCTACCTCGAGCCCCTGGTGATCTTTGCGATCATCGTCTTGAACATGACGCTCGCCGTCACGCAGGAGCGCGGGGCCGAGCGCGCGCTCGAGGCCCTGCAAAACCTTAACAGCCCCTCCTGCCTGGTGCTGCGCGGTGGCGCGCGTCTGGAGATCGATACCGCCGACGTGGTGTGCGGAGACGTGCTCCTGCTCAAGACCGGCGACTTCGTGGCTGCCGACGCGCGCCTCGTCGAGGCGATCGGGCTCAGCGTGGACGAGTCCTCGCTCACCGGTGAGTCCGAACCCGTGGAGAAGGACGCCTCCGTGCTCATCGAGGACGACGTGCCCATCGGCGACCGTCTGAACATGGTCTTCTCGGGGTGCCTGGTCACGGCTGGCAATGCCAAGGCCGTAATCTGCGCCACCGGCATGCAGACCGAGATGGGCAAGATCGCCGGCTACCTCAACAACACCCAGAAGCTCCAGACCCCGCTCCAGCGCCGCCTCAACCGTGTGAGCCGCACGCTTAGCGCGATTGCCGCAGCCGCGGCGGCGGCCCTTCTCGCCGGGGGCCTCAGGCAGGGAGAGGAGTTCTGGGCCATGGTCCTGGCGGCGGTCTCGCTTGGCGTCGCGGCCGTGCCCGAGACGCTGCAGCTCATCGTCACGCTCACGCTCACCCAGGGCATCAAGAACATGGCGGGCAAGCGCGCGCTCATCAGGAAGCTTCCCGCCGTGGAGACGCTCGGCTCGACCTCGGTCATCTGCTCGGACAAGACGGGCACGCTCACGCAGAACTGCATGAGCGTGCAGCGCGCCTGGGTGTCGGGCTCCGCGCCCGTGGCGGTGAGCGAGGAGGCGGTCGCGGGTCCCGTCTGCGAGCTCATCCACAAGCTGTCGCTTGCCAGCAACGCCACTCTGGAGCCGGACGGCGAGGGTGGCGAGAGAATCGTCGGCGACGCCACCGAAAGCGCCATCTTGCGCCTGCTCCTTTCCAGCGGCGAGGCCTGCGGTCAGCTCGAGGAGCGCATGCCGCGCGTGGGGGAGGTCCCGTTCTCCTCCGCGCGCAAGATGATGACGAGCGTGCATGCGTTGCCCGAGGGAGGCTACCTCGTGCTCACGAAGGGGGCTTTCGACCGCATCCCGTTCGCGGCGGTGGACGAGGCCACGCTCGCCGAGCGCCGGGCCATGCACGACGCCTTCGCAGGCGACGCCCTGCGCGTGATCGCGCTGGGCAGCCGTCGCGTCGAGGGGCTGCCCCAGAGTGGCAACCTCGAGGAGCTGGAGGGCGACCTTACATTCGAGGGCATCATAGGGCTTATCGACCCGCCTCGCCCCGAGGCCGCCAAGGCCATCCAGACGGCGCGTCGCGCGGGCATACGAACGGTCATGATCACCGGCGACCATGCGGCCACGGCCGCGGCGATCGCCCGGCAGATCGGCCTCATCGGCGACGGAGGAACGGTGATCACGGGCCGGCAGCTCCAGGCGATGTCCGACGAGGAGCTCGTGGACAACGTGCGTGACTACTCCGTCTACGCGCGCGTCTCGCCAGAGGACAAGATCCGCATCGTCGAGGCGTGGCAGGAGCGGGGCGAGGTCGTTGCCATGACGGGCGACGGCGTGAACGACGCTCCCGCGCTCAAGGCCGCCGACGTGGGCGTGGCCATGGGGCAGGCCGGAACCGAGGTTGCTAAGGCTGCGGCCGACATGGTCCTTATCGACGACAACTTCGCGACGATCGTCGAAGCGGTGCGCGAGGGCAGAAACGTCTTCTCCAACATCAAGCGCACAATCTACTTCCTGCTCGTGTGCAACCTGTCCGAGATCGTGGTCATGCTCGGGGCGCAGCTCGCGGGCTGGGGCATGCCCCTCACTCCGGTCATGCTTCTGCTCATCAACGTGCTGGGAGACGGCGTCCCTGGCCTGCGCCTCGCTCAGGACGTGAGCGACGGGCGCATCATGGGGCGCAAGCCCATCGGGCGCCAGGAGAGCTTCTTTGCGGGCGGTCTCGTGCGCGTGATCGCGCAGCAGACGCTGGCCTTCACGGTCGTGAGCATGCTCGCGTTCTGGCTCGGCGCCTTCGTCTGGCTGCCGGGCGGAGCAGGGCCCTCGCTTCTGGTGGGTCGGACCATGTGCTTTCTGGTCGTGGCCTTCACGAGCGTGCTGCACATCTTCACGGTGCGCAGCCGCGCCTCCGTCTTTAAGCGCACCGTGCGCGATAACCTGCCGCTCGTGTGGAGTGCCGTGGGTATTATCGCCGTGCTCAGCGTACTAGCGCTCGTTGCTCCGCTGGGCGCGATCTTTGGCCTTGTGCCGCTGGGCCCCGCGAGCTGGGCCTGCGTGTTTGGGCTCTCCTTGGTTCCCACCCTCGTGGCTGAGGTGGTCAAGCTCTGGGACAACCGCTCAGAGTCCGAGCACTACCGCCGCCTCCTCCTGCGCCATCGCAACGTGGGCGAGGAATAA
- a CDS encoding YfhO family protein: MTEDTAGDNSRRAQAPRPLAWLVRARGYEYLLAPLLAFVVLCAAFAVRGIYPFGQTSVALWDMDIQYVGLFGWLSNVMHGQGSLFYSFSQGMGEGTAATVAYYLASPFNLLAWFFQPEDAPQLMSWLTLLKLSCAALSCYAFFRLRHRPGTVYVLLAVVYALCGYAVAECSNIMWLDGVIMLPLVALGTWRLVRRGTCLTLFVSVAAAVTFNWYTGYMDCVFSVLYFLVCWLDLSRGERRVRVGGRYALTMLLGVGASLVMFLPAVLGLLATKEGGGSLLENMAHLRFSYNPSNLLASFALTATPSSDWDRMAPLYTSALAVVLVVSLLLNRGVPRRRRVLAAGLLAFMAVSVCVVPLDVMWSGFKPATSYFFRYAYVVSFAVVLVAAQGAEALGGLEVRERLRTLLAAALLACLGIGLAVMNVKLYTRQSPVGMGALLATFALLVGFALLACVAAGPRKGPARVALAVTGVLLAVEQGANAASVFSHYTRSVDDWGTYVSELSSTYDQMEREDDGLRVAQTDFSFRGEGANHATTTEGFLMGASGLSEYTSTMGSPMVDLLTRLGYSGTNEIFGYYDNVPMTPTDALLGVDYTISRVQPPLTELVGAVDVPYPGYSLWRSTVDLPAAYGIAAGAGDVTWPEVVFDNQDAFAIKDIQDEWQGFSLVKDPFANQEAMLANMTGQDASGLYADAQVSELTDATTTDSRTWTVTISQDGPTYLHVPIMSTLRQHCMVSVDGADVQSVGNNFDNGVIYLGEHTAGQVLQVTVRLTPDVAGTQTVNGTLAGGLDGVAEQILAGSSSSDLLVVRTLDVSRFLELRGALDDDATSVESFEDGHVSLRFSAEKDETLLTVIPYDTGWHVTIDGEPAEVRKLYEGLCGVDVSAGEHQVEFTYETPGLAAGAVASVASVAAFAAWRGLARRRRLHEHA; encoded by the coding sequence GTGACCGAAGACACTGCGGGCGACAATAGCAGACGTGCACAAGCCCCGCGTCCGCTCGCGTGGCTTGTGCGAGCGCGCGGCTACGAGTACCTGCTTGCGCCGCTTCTGGCCTTCGTGGTACTCTGCGCGGCCTTCGCCGTGCGGGGCATCTACCCGTTTGGCCAGACGAGTGTGGCCCTCTGGGACATGGACATCCAATACGTGGGCCTGTTCGGCTGGCTCTCCAACGTCATGCACGGCCAGGGATCGCTCTTCTACTCGTTTTCCCAGGGCATGGGCGAGGGCACGGCGGCGACGGTCGCCTACTACCTTGCCAGCCCGTTCAACCTGCTTGCGTGGTTCTTCCAGCCCGAGGACGCTCCGCAGCTCATGAGCTGGCTCACGCTGCTCAAGCTCTCGTGCGCGGCCCTGAGCTGCTATGCGTTTTTCCGTCTGCGCCACCGTCCCGGGACCGTGTACGTGCTGCTCGCCGTCGTCTACGCGCTGTGCGGCTACGCGGTGGCCGAGTGCAGCAACATCATGTGGCTCGACGGCGTCATCATGCTGCCGCTCGTGGCGCTGGGCACCTGGCGGCTCGTGCGCCGGGGAACGTGTCTGACGCTGTTCGTGAGCGTGGCGGCTGCCGTGACGTTCAACTGGTACACGGGCTACATGGACTGCGTCTTCTCCGTCCTGTACTTTCTGGTCTGCTGGCTCGACCTGTCGCGCGGCGAGCGGCGCGTCCGCGTGGGGGGCCGCTATGCGCTAACGATGCTTCTGGGCGTGGGCGCGAGCCTCGTGATGTTCCTCCCGGCGGTCCTGGGGCTGCTCGCCACCAAGGAGGGCGGCGGCTCCCTTCTGGAGAACATGGCCCACCTGCGCTTCTCCTACAACCCCTCGAATCTTCTGGCCTCGTTCGCGCTCACGGCCACGCCGTCGAGCGACTGGGACCGGATGGCCCCGCTCTACACGAGCGCCCTCGCCGTCGTGCTCGTCGTCTCCCTCCTGCTCAACCGCGGGGTTCCGCGTCGTCGGCGCGTCCTGGCCGCGGGGTTGCTCGCGTTCATGGCGGTCTCGGTCTGCGTGGTTCCGCTCGACGTCATGTGGTCGGGATTCAAGCCGGCGACCTCGTACTTCTTCCGCTACGCGTACGTGGTCTCGTTCGCGGTGGTGCTCGTGGCGGCCCAGGGTGCCGAGGCATTGGGCGGCCTGGAGGTCCGCGAGCGCCTACGTACGCTGCTCGCGGCCGCGCTTCTCGCCTGCCTGGGGATCGGCCTCGCGGTGATGAACGTCAAGCTGTACACGCGTCAGAGCCCGGTGGGCATGGGCGCGCTTCTGGCGACGTTCGCGCTGCTCGTGGGCTTTGCCCTGCTGGCCTGCGTGGCGGCCGGGCCCAGGAAGGGGCCCGCGCGCGTCGCGCTTGCGGTAACGGGCGTCCTGTTGGCGGTCGAGCAGGGGGCCAACGCCGCCTCGGTCTTCTCGCACTACACGCGCAGCGTGGACGACTGGGGCACCTATGTCTCTGAGTTGAGCTCCACCTACGACCAGATGGAGCGCGAAGACGACGGCCTGCGCGTGGCGCAGACGGACTTCTCCTTCAGGGGCGAGGGGGCGAACCACGCCACCACCACCGAGGGCTTTCTCATGGGGGCCTCGGGTCTCTCCGAGTACACCTCCACGATGGGCAGCCCGATGGTCGACCTGCTGACGCGCCTGGGCTACTCGGGCACGAATGAGATCTTCGGCTACTACGACAACGTGCCCATGACGCCCACCGACGCGCTCCTGGGCGTCGACTACACGATCTCTCGGGTGCAGCCCCCGCTCACGGAGCTCGTCGGGGCCGTGGACGTGCCCTACCCGGGGTACAGCCTGTGGAGAAGCACCGTCGACCTGCCCGCGGCCTATGGCATCGCGGCGGGGGCGGGCGACGTCACGTGGCCGGAGGTCGTCTTCGACAACCAGGATGCCTTTGCGATCAAGGACATCCAGGACGAGTGGCAGGGCTTCTCGCTCGTCAAGGACCCGTTCGCCAACCAGGAGGCGATGCTGGCCAACATGACGGGCCAGGACGCCTCGGGACTCTATGCGGATGCGCAGGTCTCTGAGCTCACGGATGCCACAACGACGGACTCGCGCACGTGGACCGTGACGATCTCCCAGGACGGGCCCACCTACCTGCACGTTCCCATCATGTCCACGCTGCGCCAGCACTGCATGGTCTCGGTCGACGGCGCGGACGTGCAGTCGGTGGGAAACAACTTCGACAACGGCGTGATCTACCTCGGGGAGCATACGGCAGGTCAGGTCCTCCAGGTCACGGTGCGCCTGACGCCGGACGTGGCAGGAACCCAGACCGTGAACGGCACGCTCGCGGGCGGTCTCGACGGGGTGGCGGAGCAGATCCTTGCGGGGTCGTCCTCGTCTGACCTGCTCGTGGTGCGCACGCTCGACGTGAGCCGCTTTCTGGAGCTGCGCGGGGCGCTCGACGACGACGCGACGAGCGTGGAGAGCTTCGAGGACGGCCACGTGAGCCTGAGATTCTCCGCCGAGAAGGACGAGACGCTCCTCACGGTGATTCCCTACGACACGGGCTGGCACGTCACAATCGACGGGGAGCCCGCCGAGGTGCGCAAACTTTACGAGGGGCTCTGCGGCGTGGACGTGAGTGCGGGGGAGCACCAGGTCGAGTTCACCTACGAGACGCCGGGGCTGGCCGCGGGTGCCGTGGCGAGCGTCGCGAGCGTGGCGGCCTTTGCGGCCTGGCGTGGGCTTGCGCGGCGCAGGCGTCTGCATGAGCACGCCTAG